In Triticum aestivum cultivar Chinese Spring chromosome 5B, IWGSC CS RefSeq v2.1, whole genome shotgun sequence, the following proteins share a genomic window:
- the LOC123114180 gene encoding uncharacterized protein → MNSRPIVLVFLLLVLIISSQFEWKQQIGEAEASPEATRRRQQPLVVREDAVKEKIILAQEKNIQQLTELIQSLQVQLLHCRGSNSTAHGASSNQSSASYAEADRHQIIDD, encoded by the exons ATGAATTCGAGGCCGATCGTGCTCGTCTTCCTCCTGCTCGTGCTCATCATATCATCGCAGTTCGAGTGGAAGCAGCAGATCGGTGAGGCCGAGGCGAGTCCCGAAGCTACGCGGCGGAGGCAGCAACCGCTGGTCGTAAGGGAAGATGCCGTTAAAGAGAAA ATAATACTGGCGCAGGAGAAGAACATCCAGCAGCTCACCGAGCTCATCCAGAGCCTCCAGGTTCAGCTGCTGCATTGTCGTGGCAGCAACAGCACTGCTCATGGCGCCTCCTCGAATCAGTCTTCAGCCAGTTACGCCGAAGCGGACAGGCATCAGATAATCGATGACTGA
- the LOC123114179 gene encoding photosystem II reaction center PSB28 protein, chloroplastic isoform X1 — MDGCGWNTGPPNRSCHHLPPLHHSKPHPFPSFYASLPLFLTQPAMEALAVASPAAARPQPRRRCLAAGSCSSGQRRTSQLHTSFSGITVQRRPQKPLPHRRSSSVVAMAMTSRPSIQFIQGTDEQTIPDVRLTKSRDGSNGVAIFTFEQPSVFDSSAELGDITGFYMVDEEGTLSSVDVSAKFVNGKPAAVEAKYVMRTPRDWDRFMRFMERYSQSNGLQFLKK; from the exons ATGGATGGCTGTGGTTGGAACACGGGGCCACCCAATCGCTCCTGCCATCATCTCCCTCCTCTGCACCACTCAAAACCACACCCCTTTCCATCCTTCTACGCCAGCCTCCCTCTCTTCCTCACCCAGCCGGCCATGGAAGCTCTGGCCGTCGCCTCGCCGGCCGCGGCGCGGCCGCAGCCCCGCCGACGATGCCTCGCCGCAGGTTCTT GCTCGTCAGGCCAAAGGAGGACGAGCCAGCTACACACCTCCTTCAGCGGCATCACCGTGCAGCGCCGGCCACAGAAGCCGCTGCCACACCGGCGATCATCGTCGGTGGTGGCGATGGCGATGACTTCGCGGCCGTCGATCCAGTTCATCCAGGGCACGGACGAGCAGACGATCCCGGACGTGCGGCTGACCAAGTCCCGGGACGGCAGCAACGGGGTGGCCATCTTCACCTTCGAGCAGCCGTCGGTGTTCGACTCGTCGGCGGAGCTGGGCGACATCACGGGGTTCTACATGGTCGACGAGGAGGGCACGCTGAGCTCCGTGGACGTCAGCGCCAAGTTCGTCAACGGCAAGCCGGCGGCCGTGGAGGCCAAGTACGTGATGCGCACCCCGAGGGACTGGGACCGCTTCATGCGCTTCATGGAGCGCTACTCCCAGTCCAACGGCCTCCAGTTCCTCAAGAAGTAG
- the LOC123114179 gene encoding photosystem II reaction center PSB28 protein, chloroplastic isoform X2, with protein sequence MDGCGWNTGPPNRSCHHLPPLHHSKPHPFPSFYASLPLFLTQPAMEALAVASPAAARPQPRRRCLAAGSSGQRRTSQLHTSFSGITVQRRPQKPLPHRRSSSVVAMAMTSRPSIQFIQGTDEQTIPDVRLTKSRDGSNGVAIFTFEQPSVFDSSAELGDITGFYMVDEEGTLSSVDVSAKFVNGKPAAVEAKYVMRTPRDWDRFMRFMERYSQSNGLQFLKK encoded by the exons ATGGATGGCTGTGGTTGGAACACGGGGCCACCCAATCGCTCCTGCCATCATCTCCCTCCTCTGCACCACTCAAAACCACACCCCTTTCCATCCTTCTACGCCAGCCTCCCTCTCTTCCTCACCCAGCCGGCCATGGAAGCTCTGGCCGTCGCCTCGCCGGCCGCGGCGCGGCCGCAGCCCCGCCGACGATGCCTCGCCGCAG GCTCGTCAGGCCAAAGGAGGACGAGCCAGCTACACACCTCCTTCAGCGGCATCACCGTGCAGCGCCGGCCACAGAAGCCGCTGCCACACCGGCGATCATCGTCGGTGGTGGCGATGGCGATGACTTCGCGGCCGTCGATCCAGTTCATCCAGGGCACGGACGAGCAGACGATCCCGGACGTGCGGCTGACCAAGTCCCGGGACGGCAGCAACGGGGTGGCCATCTTCACCTTCGAGCAGCCGTCGGTGTTCGACTCGTCGGCGGAGCTGGGCGACATCACGGGGTTCTACATGGTCGACGAGGAGGGCACGCTGAGCTCCGTGGACGTCAGCGCCAAGTTCGTCAACGGCAAGCCGGCGGCCGTGGAGGCCAAGTACGTGATGCGCACCCCGAGGGACTGGGACCGCTTCATGCGCTTCATGGAGCGCTACTCCCAGTCCAACGGCCTCCAGTTCCTCAAGAAGTAG